The Deinococcus sedimenti genome has a segment encoding these proteins:
- a CDS encoding vWA domain-containing protein yields MKLQAGQRLPLGELGPAPLRIHLSRADLLIAVRCGGQVEELLSMQSPHGSGVTVSTASQAEFQPSALPDVVDDVLLLAWSTAALSGPARIGAADYDLADVGDGVVCGVFGRFYRHQGQWKYAAMNAGFRDLPGLAQHLRVPSEQLVPAAVPSPRPTSATSPVPPAPSGGLMGKVLDMLRGAAPSTSAPTPASTPAPVGPATTAGIHSTLSLRKEAVRLTLEKKGAAGIQARVMLVMDASGSMMGLYQQGKVQAALERLVPVAMQLDDNGEMEFFYYASRFSKQPHLTAQNVMGRIGRRYHNADGVGNNEPPVMEAVLKEHRAERTSLPTLVLFITDGGIDGHTSRKIEQIIKGSAGDALFWQFVGLGNANYGILERFDTLSGRAIDNSGFFAVDDLDRISDAQLYDRILSEFPDWVRKAKAARILP; encoded by the coding sequence TTGAAACTCCAGGCTGGGCAGCGCCTGCCACTGGGCGAACTGGGTCCCGCCCCCCTCCGCATTCACCTGAGCCGCGCCGACCTGCTCATCGCTGTCCGCTGCGGCGGCCAGGTCGAAGAACTGCTTTCCATGCAGTCCCCCCATGGGTCTGGCGTGACCGTCAGCACGGCCAGTCAGGCGGAGTTCCAGCCTTCCGCCCTGCCGGACGTGGTGGATGACGTACTGTTGCTGGCCTGGTCAACTGCAGCGCTGAGTGGCCCGGCACGCATCGGCGCGGCTGACTATGATCTCGCCGACGTGGGCGACGGCGTGGTCTGCGGCGTGTTCGGACGCTTCTACCGCCACCAGGGCCAGTGGAAGTACGCCGCGATGAATGCCGGGTTCCGTGACCTGCCGGGCCTCGCCCAGCATCTCCGGGTCCCCTCCGAGCAGCTGGTACCTGCCGCAGTTCCCTCCCCACGTCCCACATCCGCCACGTCCCCGGTACCGCCCGCACCTTCCGGCGGACTCATGGGCAAGGTACTGGACATGTTGCGCGGCGCGGCGCCCAGCACCTCCGCGCCGACGCCTGCCTCGACTCCGGCTCCAGTAGGCCCCGCCACAACGGCTGGCATCCACAGCACCCTGAGCCTGCGCAAGGAGGCGGTGCGGCTCACCCTGGAGAAAAAAGGCGCAGCGGGAATCCAGGCGCGCGTGATGCTCGTGATGGACGCCAGTGGCTCCATGATGGGTCTGTACCAGCAGGGCAAGGTGCAGGCCGCGCTGGAGCGGCTGGTGCCGGTCGCCATGCAACTCGACGACAACGGGGAGATGGAATTTTTCTACTACGCCTCCCGCTTCTCCAAACAACCGCACCTGACCGCGCAGAACGTCATGGGGCGCATCGGGCGGCGGTATCACAATGCGGACGGGGTCGGGAATAACGAGCCCCCCGTCATGGAAGCGGTCCTGAAAGAACACCGAGCGGAACGCACATCCCTGCCGACGCTGGTGCTGTTCATCACGGACGGCGGCATTGACGGGCACACCAGTCGGAAGATCGAGCAGATCATCAAGGGCAGCGCAGGTGACGCCCTGTTCTGGCAGTTCGTGGGTCTCGGAAACGCCAACTACGGCATCCTGGAGCGTTTCGACACGCTCTCGGGCCGCGCGATCGACAATTCTGGCTTCTTCGCCGTGGATGACCTGGACCGCATCTCGGACGCGCAGCTGTACGACCGGATCCTGAGTGAATTCCCCGACTGGGTCCGCAAGGCGAAAGCCGCGAGGATCCTCCCGTGA
- a CDS encoding TerD family protein produces MAVSLSKGGNVSLSKEAPGLTAVKIGLGWDPRVTDGTEFDLDGSVFLLNDAGKVRSDADFVFYNNKTSADGSVTHAGDNRSGQGDGDDETVDVNLTGVPADVQRVAFGVTIHDADARKQSFGQVSNAFIRVLNAADGKEIARYDLSEDYSTETAMIFGELYRHGGDWKFKAIGQGYAGGLAALAGNFGVNV; encoded by the coding sequence ATGGCTGTTTCCCTCTCCAAAGGCGGCAACGTCTCCCTCAGCAAAGAAGCCCCTGGTCTCACCGCCGTCAAGATCGGCCTGGGCTGGGATCCCCGCGTGACCGACGGCACCGAGTTCGACCTGGACGGCAGCGTCTTCCTGCTGAACGATGCCGGCAAGGTCCGCAGCGACGCGGACTTCGTCTTCTACAACAACAAGACCTCCGCCGACGGCAGCGTCACGCACGCTGGCGACAACCGCTCCGGCCAGGGGGACGGCGACGATGAAACGGTCGACGTGAACCTCACGGGCGTCCCGGCCGACGTGCAGCGCGTCGCATTCGGCGTGACCATCCACGATGCCGACGCCCGCAAGCAGAGCTTCGGTCAGGTCAGCAACGCCTTCATTCGCGTGCTCAACGCCGCCGACGGCAAGGAAATTGCCCGCTACGACCTGAGTGAGGACTACTCCACCGAAACCGCCATGATTTTCGGTGAACTGTACCGCCACGGCGGCGACTGGAAGTTCAAGGCCATCGGCCAGGGCTACGCCGGCGGCCTCGCGGCCCTCGCCGGGAACTTCGGCGTCAACGTCTGA